From one Streptomyces chromofuscus genomic stretch:
- the galT gene encoding galactose-1-phosphate uridylyltransferase has product MKKTSTRLADGRELIYYDLQDDSVRDAVDRRPLERTVTTSEIRDDVLLGDSVAIASHRQGRTYHPPADECPLCPSEGERLSEIPDSSYDVVVFENRFPSLAGDSGRCEVVCFTSDHNASFADLSEEQARLVLEAWTDRTSELSHLPSVEQVFCFENRGAEIGVTLGHPHGQIYAYPFTTPRTALMLRSLAAHTEATGGENLFDAVVERELADERVVLEGEHWVAFVPYAAHWPYEVHLYPRRRVPDLLALDEGARSEFPQVYLELLRRFDRIFGEGEPPTPYIAAWHQAPFGRLDEFEGVSRDDFALHLELFTIRRTSGKLKFLAGSESGMSVFINDVPPEHAAERLREVASS; this is encoded by the coding sequence GTGAAGAAGACCTCGACCCGTCTGGCGGACGGTCGTGAGCTGATCTACTACGACCTGCAGGACGACTCCGTGCGGGACGCGGTCGACCGCCGTCCGCTGGAGCGGACCGTGACGACCTCCGAGATCCGCGACGACGTGCTGCTGGGCGACTCGGTCGCCATCGCCTCGCACCGCCAGGGCCGGACCTACCACCCGCCGGCCGACGAGTGCCCGCTGTGCCCGTCGGAGGGCGAACGCCTGAGCGAGATCCCGGACTCGTCGTACGACGTGGTGGTCTTCGAGAACCGTTTCCCCTCGCTGGCCGGTGACTCCGGCCGCTGCGAGGTCGTCTGCTTCACCTCCGACCACAACGCCTCCTTCGCGGACCTGAGCGAGGAGCAGGCGCGGCTGGTCCTGGAGGCGTGGACCGACCGTACGTCGGAGCTGTCCCATCTGCCCTCCGTCGAGCAGGTCTTCTGTTTCGAGAACCGGGGTGCCGAGATCGGTGTGACCCTGGGTCACCCGCACGGGCAGATCTACGCCTACCCCTTCACCACCCCCCGCACCGCACTGATGCTCCGGTCCCTCGCGGCCCACACGGAGGCCACGGGCGGCGAGAACCTCTTCGACGCCGTCGTGGAGCGCGAACTCGCCGACGAGCGGGTCGTCCTTGAGGGTGAACACTGGGTGGCCTTCGTGCCGTACGCCGCGCACTGGCCGTACGAGGTCCACCTGTACCCGCGTCGCCGGGTGCCCGACCTGCTCGCGCTCGACGAGGGGGCGCGCTCGGAGTTCCCCCAGGTGTATCTGGAACTCTTGAGGCGCTTCGACCGGATCTTCGGCGAGGGTGAGCCTCCGACGCCGTACATCGCCGCCTGGCACCAGGCGCCGTTCGGCCGGCTGGACGAGTTCGAGGGCGTCAGCCGTGACGACTTCGCACTCCACCTGGAGCTTTTCACCATTCGCCGAACTTCCGGCAAGCTGAAGTTTCTCGCGGGTTCCGAGTCCGGCATGAGCGTCTTCATCAACGACGTGCCGCCGGAGCACGCGGCCGAGCGACTGCGAGAGGTAGCTAGTTCATGA
- a CDS encoding sodium:solute symporter family protein: MQTPTYLSAELRLPTNWLDYTILGIYFVVVLGIGFAARRSVRTSLDFFLSGRSLPAWVTGLAFIAANLGATEILGMAANSAQYGVYTTHWYWIGAIPAMVFLGLVMMPFYYGSKVRSVPEFLLLRFDRAAHLLSSILFAFAAILIAGVNLYALAIVVEALLGWPQWVAIVVAGFFVLAYITLGGLSSAIYNEVLQFFVILAALIPITVLGLKKVGGWDGLTDTLTADRGDDFVTAWGGTGIGDPNPLGANWLTIVLGLGFVLSFGYWTTNFAEVQRALSAKNLSAAQRTPLIAAYPKIFIVFLVMIPGLVAAALIPRFGTPESGYQYNDAIPYLMQDLLPNGVLGIAVTGLLAAFMAGMAANVSSFNTVFTNDIWARYVVRDRDDSYYVGFGRIITAIGVLASIGTAFLAASFSNIMAYLQTLFSFFNVPMFVVFIIGMFWKRASMKSGFWGLLAGTTAAMVNYFVIYKQGVIDIPSDQGANFVSAIAGFVAGAVVMVAVSLFTAPKPEAELQGLVYGTRSPGMAEPPAEGDDAWYRRPALLGWGAVVLAALCYIPFSF; encoded by the coding sequence ATGCAAACCCCCACATATCTGTCCGCCGAGCTACGGCTCCCCACCAACTGGCTCGACTACACGATCCTCGGCATCTACTTCGTCGTCGTCCTCGGCATCGGCTTCGCCGCCCGCCGGTCGGTCAGGACCAGCCTCGACTTCTTCCTCTCCGGCCGCTCCCTGCCCGCCTGGGTCACGGGCCTCGCGTTCATCGCCGCCAACCTGGGCGCCACCGAGATCCTCGGCATGGCCGCCAACAGTGCGCAGTACGGCGTCTACACGACCCACTGGTACTGGATCGGCGCCATCCCGGCCATGGTCTTCCTCGGCCTGGTGATGATGCCCTTCTACTACGGCTCCAAGGTCCGCTCGGTGCCGGAGTTCCTGCTCCTGCGCTTCGACAGGGCGGCGCACCTGCTGAGCTCGATCCTGTTCGCCTTCGCCGCCATCCTGATCGCCGGTGTGAACCTCTACGCGCTGGCGATCGTCGTGGAGGCGCTGCTGGGCTGGCCGCAGTGGGTGGCGATCGTCGTGGCCGGCTTCTTCGTCCTCGCCTACATCACCCTCGGCGGCCTCTCCTCGGCGATCTACAACGAGGTCCTGCAGTTCTTCGTGATCCTCGCCGCCCTCATCCCGATCACCGTGCTGGGCCTGAAGAAGGTCGGCGGCTGGGACGGACTGACCGACACCCTCACCGCCGACCGCGGCGACGACTTCGTGACGGCCTGGGGCGGCACCGGCATCGGCGATCCGAACCCGCTGGGCGCGAACTGGCTCACGATCGTCCTCGGCCTGGGTTTCGTGCTGTCCTTCGGCTACTGGACGACGAACTTCGCCGAGGTCCAGCGCGCGCTGTCCGCCAAGAACCTCTCCGCCGCCCAGCGCACCCCGCTGATCGCGGCCTACCCGAAGATCTTCATCGTCTTCCTGGTGATGATCCCGGGCCTGGTCGCCGCCGCGCTGATCCCCCGGTTCGGCACACCGGAGTCGGGCTACCAGTACAACGACGCCATCCCCTACCTGATGCAGGACCTGCTCCCCAACGGCGTCCTCGGCATCGCGGTGACCGGTCTGCTGGCGGCCTTCATGGCCGGCATGGCGGCCAACGTGTCGTCCTTCAACACCGTGTTCACGAACGACATCTGGGCGCGGTACGTGGTCCGGGACCGGGACGACAGCTACTACGTGGGCTTCGGCCGCATCATCACGGCGATCGGCGTCCTGGCCTCGATCGGCACGGCGTTCCTGGCGGCGTCCTTCTCGAACATCATGGCGTACCTGCAGACGCTGTTCTCCTTCTTCAACGTCCCGATGTTCGTGGTCTTCATCATCGGCATGTTCTGGAAGCGGGCGTCGATGAAGTCGGGCTTCTGGGGCCTGCTCGCGGGCACCACGGCCGCGATGGTGAACTACTTCGTCATCTACAAGCAGGGCGTCATCGACATCCCCTCCGACCAGGGCGCCAACTTCGTCTCCGCGATCGCCGGCTTCGTGGCCGGCGCGGTGGTCATGGTGGCCGTCTCCCTCTTCACCGCCCCCAAGCCCGAGGCGGAACTCCAGGGCCTCGTCTACGGCACCCGCTCGCCCGGCATGGCGGAGCCGCCCGCGGAGGGCGACGACGCCTGGTATCGCAGGCCGGCGCTGCTCGGCTGGGGCGCCGTGGTCCTGGCCGCCCTGTGCTACATCCCGTTCTCGTTCTGA
- a CDS encoding helix-turn-helix transcriptional regulator — protein MGVRLMVVDDHRLLAEALASALKLRGHRVLAAAAPAAGAAELVIARAPEVCLWGTATPAEAGAFDPVTRIKRERGQVAVLVLGPVPSPRGIAAAFAAGASGYVRHDERIEGVERAIMKARSGEAAVAPQLLQGAFSELLNPAAQPDDEGQRLLQMLTPREVEVLVRVAEGEDTRLIAAGMGIAPSTARTHVQRVLMKLGVGSRLEAAALAARTGLLERAGPLPRHGGEG, from the coding sequence ATGGGAGTGCGGCTCATGGTGGTCGACGACCACCGATTGCTCGCCGAGGCGTTGGCCTCCGCGCTGAAACTGCGGGGGCACCGGGTGCTGGCCGCGGCGGCGCCGGCCGCGGGGGCGGCGGAGCTGGTGATCGCGCGGGCGCCGGAGGTGTGTCTGTGGGGGACGGCCACACCGGCCGAGGCGGGCGCGTTCGATCCGGTGACGCGGATCAAGCGGGAGCGGGGGCAGGTGGCGGTGCTGGTGCTGGGCCCGGTGCCCAGTCCCCGGGGCATCGCGGCGGCGTTCGCGGCGGGGGCGTCCGGCTATGTGCGCCACGACGAGCGGATCGAGGGCGTGGAGCGGGCGATCATGAAGGCGCGGTCGGGGGAGGCGGCGGTGGCGCCGCAGCTGCTGCAGGGGGCGTTCAGCGAGCTGCTGAATCCCGCGGCCCAGCCCGACGACGAGGGCCAGCGGCTGCTGCAGATGCTGACGCCGAGGGAGGTGGAGGTGCTGGTGCGGGTGGCGGAGGGCGAGGACACGCGGCTCATCGCGGCGGGCATGGGCATCGCCCCGTCCACCGCGCGGACGCATGTGCAGCGGGTGCTGATGAAGCTGGGGGTGGGCTCGCGGCTGGAGGCGGCGGCCCTGGCCGCGCGGACGGGGCTGCTGGAGCGCGCGGGGCCGTTGCCCCGTCACGGCGGCGAGGGCTGA
- a CDS encoding outer membrane protein assembly factor BamB family protein: protein MTQPPSPPPHQPSPGGGSPQDQPPQQPPAFGAPQPPAAPPTQPQPGYGYPQPPQAQPQPGYGHPGAPQPNPYAQPGYGYPQAATVPLHPQAGQPGRTAGGRRQLNAQVAIVVAAVVAIALIIGGGVWYSQSSAEGGKDDTANSTGGDDGKGGADDSAKGTEKVPADPNSKVLFQIPAPEVAKDDSVVVSGSWLTDKVYAKTGVAEIVGYDRDKGTELWTIPLPGPVCETTRHTTADGMTAVVFQPKMPAKNSSEGCSQVAAIDLNAGKKLWTETATSGDQPINFDNVTVSASTVAVGSTSGGAAFDIASGKALWTPKPADTCYDAGYGGGAKLVAVRKCGQYEARELHIQTIDPKSGKVISEYKMAKGIEYASVVSTDPLVVAADVGDSAGDGSGISDFFSVDSKTGKLRARISAPGDSYAAECDGISRIEDCTGLAVGGDRLYVPTEERDTSGDFGRTNSVVVFDLASGKQTGQRADAGDGYTMTPLRMDGGNVIAYKSGPYDKGGQIVSIDGGSFEQVKLMENPGTESVRDVESGMAPGYGEVLYSQGRLYMSEVYASGSDAGGDAYLAIAFGVNG, encoded by the coding sequence ATGACCCAGCCGCCGTCTCCGCCGCCCCACCAGCCCTCGCCGGGGGGCGGGTCCCCCCAGGACCAGCCGCCGCAGCAGCCGCCCGCCTTCGGCGCACCGCAGCCGCCGGCCGCGCCGCCGACCCAGCCGCAGCCCGGGTACGGCTACCCGCAGCCGCCCCAGGCCCAGCCGCAGCCCGGGTACGGCCACCCCGGCGCGCCGCAGCCGAATCCGTACGCCCAGCCCGGCTACGGCTACCCGCAGGCCGCCACCGTGCCGCTGCACCCGCAGGCCGGACAGCCGGGGCGGACGGCCGGCGGTCGGCGGCAGCTCAACGCCCAGGTGGCCATCGTCGTGGCCGCCGTCGTGGCGATCGCGCTGATCATCGGTGGCGGCGTCTGGTACTCGCAGTCGTCCGCCGAGGGCGGCAAGGACGACACTGCCAACTCCACGGGGGGCGACGACGGCAAGGGCGGTGCCGACGACTCCGCCAAGGGCACCGAGAAGGTGCCGGCCGACCCGAACTCCAAGGTGCTGTTCCAGATCCCGGCGCCCGAGGTCGCCAAGGACGACTCCGTGGTCGTCTCCGGCTCCTGGCTCACCGACAAGGTGTACGCCAAGACCGGTGTCGCCGAGATCGTCGGCTACGACCGGGACAAGGGCACCGAGCTGTGGACGATTCCGCTGCCCGGCCCGGTGTGCGAGACCACCCGGCACACGACCGCCGACGGCATGACGGCCGTCGTGTTCCAGCCCAAGATGCCCGCCAAGAACTCCTCCGAGGGATGCAGCCAGGTCGCGGCGATCGACCTGAACGCGGGCAAGAAGCTGTGGACCGAGACCGCCACCTCCGGTGACCAGCCGATCAACTTCGACAACGTCACCGTCAGCGCGAGCACGGTCGCCGTGGGCAGCACGAGCGGCGGCGCCGCGTTCGACATCGCCAGCGGCAAGGCCCTGTGGACGCCGAAGCCCGCGGACACCTGCTACGACGCCGGGTACGGCGGTGGCGCGAAGCTGGTCGCGGTGCGCAAGTGCGGGCAGTACGAGGCACGGGAGCTGCACATCCAGACCATCGACCCGAAGTCCGGGAAGGTGATCTCGGAGTACAAGATGGCCAAGGGCATCGAGTACGCCAGTGTCGTGTCGACCGATCCGCTGGTGGTGGCGGCCGACGTGGGCGACTCGGCCGGGGACGGCAGCGGTATCTCGGACTTCTTCTCCGTCGACAGCAAGACCGGCAAGCTGCGGGCGCGGATCTCGGCGCCGGGCGACTCCTACGCCGCCGAGTGCGACGGCATCTCGCGGATCGAGGACTGCACCGGGCTGGCGGTCGGCGGCGACCGGCTGTACGTGCCGACCGAGGAGCGCGACACCTCCGGCGACTTCGGCCGGACCAACTCGGTCGTCGTGTTCGACCTGGCGAGCGGCAAGCAGACCGGGCAGCGGGCGGACGCCGGGGACGGGTACACGATGACGCCGCTGCGGATGGACGGCGGCAACGTGATCGCGTACAAGAGCGGGCCCTACGACAAGGGCGGGCAGATCGTCAGCATCGACGGCGGCTCCTTCGAGCAGGTGAAGCTGATGGAGAACCCCGGGACCGAGTCGGTGCGCGACGTGGAGTCGGGGATGGCGCCGGGGTACGGCGAAGTCCTCTACTCGCAGGGGCGGTTGTACATGTCCGAGGTGTACGCCAGCGGTTCGGACGCGGGCGGGGACGCCTACCTCGCCATCGCGTTCGGGGTGAATGGCTGA
- a CDS encoding outer membrane protein assembly factor BamB family protein — MTQPPSQPPQGGFGAPQDPRQAGGFGPPQDPQQGTPPPPAQPPQPPAQPPQGPPQPGYGSPQTPGPYGQPPQPGPYGTPGPYAQPQPPGPYGQQPGYGYPQPQYPGAPGTPPGSGSRNPFRGRPALAVGAAVAALLLIGGAVYAVTSGGDDKKPVAEQSDDPRPSASDAPVNPGDGSGDGGADPDNLNEGRKAGEARVLWYKEAPDAPGSGADAPGMWITDKTAVKAAYKELVAYDVGDGNPTWDPITFPQEICAATPQKTADDKIVVAYMSGSSDRAECNQLQLVDLATGEKGWTGEVEDGALFDSTLSIELTLAGNTLMVGRSQSGTAYDVTTGKKLFDKKKYGDACFPSAFAGGSRLISVASCGAATDNEHDEIQELDPRTGKVKWTQAFDKGWRVMRTYSVDPLVVYSTNEDKDAWNISALDAKGGFRSQVKVDESFAPECGWAVLQRDLTGCEGVAADANTLYLPTEATGGANEVVAIDLATGKEKWRVKSPAEESMLPLQVEGGKLIAYVQPSYDAGGRIVTVPTTGGSHRPTTLLQNPAGAGEVEGSFYSRDIAWADGRFYISTTRLSGQDEAKEKLMLAYGK; from the coding sequence ATGACTCAGCCGCCCAGTCAGCCGCCGCAGGGCGGCTTCGGTGCACCGCAGGACCCGCGGCAGGCGGGCGGTTTCGGCCCGCCGCAGGACCCGCAGCAGGGCACGCCCCCTCCGCCGGCACAGCCGCCCCAGCCTCCGGCGCAGCCCCCGCAGGGCCCGCCGCAGCCGGGTTACGGCTCTCCGCAGACGCCCGGCCCGTACGGGCAGCCCCCGCAGCCGGGGCCCTACGGCACGCCGGGCCCGTACGCCCAGCCGCAGCCGCCGGGTCCGTACGGCCAGCAGCCCGGTTACGGCTACCCGCAGCCGCAGTACCCCGGCGCCCCGGGCACGCCGCCCGGCTCCGGCTCGCGCAACCCCTTCCGGGGCAGGCCCGCCCTGGCCGTCGGCGCCGCGGTGGCCGCGCTGCTGCTGATCGGCGGCGCCGTCTACGCCGTCACCAGCGGTGGCGACGACAAGAAGCCGGTCGCCGAGCAGAGCGACGACCCCAGGCCCTCCGCGTCCGACGCGCCGGTCAACCCCGGCGACGGCAGCGGCGACGGCGGCGCCGACCCCGACAACCTCAACGAGGGCCGCAAGGCGGGCGAGGCGAGGGTGCTCTGGTACAAGGAGGCGCCCGACGCCCCCGGTTCCGGCGCCGACGCCCCCGGCATGTGGATCACCGACAAGACGGCGGTGAAGGCGGCGTACAAGGAGCTCGTCGCCTACGACGTCGGCGACGGCAACCCCACCTGGGACCCGATCACGTTCCCGCAGGAGATCTGCGCGGCCACCCCGCAGAAGACGGCCGACGACAAGATCGTCGTCGCGTACATGAGCGGCTCCAGCGACCGCGCCGAGTGCAACCAGCTCCAGCTGGTCGACCTCGCCACCGGTGAGAAGGGCTGGACCGGCGAGGTCGAGGACGGCGCGCTGTTCGACAGCACGCTCAGCATCGAACTGACCCTGGCCGGCAACACCCTGATGGTGGGTCGCTCGCAGTCCGGCACGGCGTACGACGTCACCACCGGCAAGAAGCTGTTCGACAAGAAGAAGTACGGCGACGCCTGCTTCCCGAGCGCCTTCGCGGGAGGCAGCCGGCTGATCTCCGTCGCCTCCTGCGGCGCGGCCACCGACAACGAGCACGACGAGATCCAGGAGCTCGACCCGAGGACCGGCAAGGTCAAGTGGACCCAGGCCTTCGACAAGGGCTGGCGCGTCATGCGCACCTACTCGGTCGACCCGCTGGTGGTCTACAGCACCAACGAGGACAAGGACGCCTGGAACATCTCCGCGCTGGACGCCAAGGGCGGCTTCCGCTCCCAGGTCAAGGTCGACGAGAGCTTCGCGCCCGAGTGCGGCTGGGCCGTCCTCCAGCGCGACCTCACCGGCTGCGAGGGCGTCGCCGCCGACGCGAACACCCTCTACCTGCCCACCGAGGCCACCGGCGGCGCCAACGAGGTCGTCGCGATCGACCTCGCCACCGGCAAGGAGAAGTGGCGGGTGAAGTCCCCGGCGGAGGAGTCGATGCTGCCGCTGCAGGTCGAGGGCGGCAAGCTCATCGCCTACGTCCAGCCGTCGTACGACGCGGGCGGCCGGATCGTCACCGTTCCGACGACCGGCGGCAGCCATCGGCCGACGACGCTGCTGCAGAACCCCGCCGGCGCGGGGGAGGTCGAGGGCAGCTTCTACTCGCGGGACATCGCCTGGGCGGACGGCCGCTTCTACATCTCCACCACCCGGCTGTCCGGCCAGGACGAGGCCAAGGAGAAGCTGATGCTCGCCTACGGCAAGTGA
- a CDS encoding ABC-F family ATP-binding cassette domain-containing protein, translated as MAVNLVNVENVSKVYGTRTLLDGISLGVSEGDRIGVVGRNGDGKTTLIRMLARLEEADTGRVTHSGGLRLGVLTQHDSLDPEATVRHEVIGDMADHEWAGNAKVRDVLTGLFGGLDLPGFPKGLDTVIGPLSGGERRRIALAKLLIDEQDLIVLDEPTNHLDVEGISWLATHLRERRSALVCVTHDRWFLDQVCTRMWDVQRGVVHEYEGGYSDYVFARAERERIAATEEAKRQNLVRKELAWLRRGAPARTSKPRFRVEAANELIKDVPPPRDSSELMKFASSRLGKTVFDLENITVQAGPKVLLKHVTWQLGPGDRIGLVGVNGAGKTSLLRAMAEAARTQGEVQPTGGRIAVGRTVKLAYLSQEVAELDPDWRVLEAVQRVRERVDLGKGREMTAGQLCETFGFSKEKQWTPVGDLSGGERRRLQLLRLLMDEPNVLFLDEPTNDLDIETLTQLEDVLDGWPGSMIVISHDRFFVERTTDRVFALLGDGTLRMLPRGIDEYLERRRKMEEAAAAASPVAAVKPAAEKSAADQRAAKKELQRIERQLDRISEKETTLHARIADNATDFAKVAELDAELRQLAGEREELEMRWLELAEDA; from the coding sequence ATGGCCGTCAACCTGGTCAATGTCGAGAACGTCAGCAAGGTGTACGGCACCCGTACCCTGCTCGACGGCATCTCCCTCGGCGTCTCCGAAGGGGACCGCATCGGCGTCGTGGGCCGCAACGGCGACGGCAAGACCACGCTCATCCGGATGCTGGCCCGCCTGGAGGAGGCCGACACCGGCCGCGTCACCCACTCCGGCGGCCTGCGCCTGGGCGTCCTGACCCAGCACGACTCCCTCGACCCCGAGGCCACCGTCCGCCATGAGGTCATCGGCGACATGGCCGACCACGAGTGGGCGGGCAACGCCAAGGTCCGCGACGTGCTCACCGGCCTGTTCGGCGGGCTCGACCTGCCCGGCTTCCCCAAGGGCCTGGACACCGTCATCGGCCCTCTCTCCGGCGGCGAGCGGCGCCGGATCGCGCTCGCCAAGCTGCTCATCGACGAACAGGACCTGATCGTCCTCGACGAGCCCACCAACCACCTCGACGTCGAGGGCATCTCCTGGCTCGCGACGCACCTGCGCGAGCGCCGCTCCGCGCTGGTCTGCGTCACCCACGACCGCTGGTTCCTCGACCAGGTCTGCACCCGCATGTGGGACGTGCAGCGCGGAGTGGTCCACGAGTACGAGGGCGGCTACTCCGACTACGTCTTCGCCCGCGCCGAACGCGAACGCATCGCCGCGACCGAGGAGGCCAAGCGGCAGAACCTGGTCCGCAAGGAGCTGGCCTGGCTGCGCCGCGGCGCCCCCGCCCGCACGTCGAAGCCGCGCTTCCGCGTCGAGGCCGCCAACGAGCTGATCAAGGACGTGCCGCCGCCCCGGGACAGCTCCGAGCTGATGAAGTTCGCCTCCTCGCGGCTCGGCAAGACCGTCTTCGACCTGGAGAACATCACCGTCCAGGCCGGCCCCAAGGTGCTCCTGAAGCACGTGACCTGGCAGCTCGGCCCCGGCGACCGCATCGGCCTCGTCGGCGTCAACGGCGCCGGCAAGACCTCCCTGCTGCGCGCCATGGCCGAGGCGGCACGCACCCAGGGCGAGGTCCAGCCGACGGGCGGGCGGATCGCCGTCGGCAGGACGGTCAAGCTCGCCTACCTCTCCCAGGAGGTCGCCGAGCTGGACCCGGACTGGCGGGTCCTGGAGGCCGTCCAGCGGGTGCGCGAGCGCGTCGACCTCGGCAAGGGGCGCGAGATGACCGCGGGACAGCTGTGCGAGACGTTCGGCTTCAGCAAGGAGAAGCAGTGGACGCCGGTGGGGGACCTGTCCGGCGGTGAGCGGCGCCGGCTCCAGCTGCTGCGGCTGCTGATGGACGAGCCGAACGTCCTCTTCCTCGACGAGCCGACCAACGACCTCGACATCGAGACGCTGACCCAGCTGGAGGACGTCCTCGACGGCTGGCCCGGCTCGATGATCGTGATCTCCCACGACCGGTTCTTCGTCGAGCGCACCACGGACCGGGTGTTCGCCCTGCTCGGCGACGGCACGCTGCGGATGCTGCCGCGCGGGATCGACGAGTACCTGGAGCGGCGCCGGAAGATGGAGGAGGCGGCGGCCGCCGCGTCCCCGGTGGCCGCCGTCAAGCCCGCCGCCGAGAAGAGCGCGGCCGACCAGCGGGCCGCCAAGAAGGAACTCCAGAGGATCGAGCGGCAGTTGGACCGGATCTCCGAGAAGGAGACCACGCTGCACGCCCGAATCGCCGACAACGCCACCGACTTCGCCAAGGTCGCCGAACTCGACGCCGAGCTGCGGCAGTTGGCCGGGGAGCGGGAGGAACTGGAGATGCGGTGGCTGGAGCTGGCCGAGGACGCGTGA
- a CDS encoding 4-(cytidine 5'-diphospho)-2-C-methyl-D-erythritol kinase gives MSVTVRVPAKVNVQLAVGAARPDGYHDLANVFLAVGLYDEVTVTEADALRVTCAGPDAHQVPLDRTNLAARAAVALAERHGRSPDVHLHIAKDIPVAGGMAGGSADGAGALLACDALWGTGASRDELLDICAELGSDVPFSLVGGAALGTGRGEKLTPLEVGGTFHWVFAMADGGLSTPAVFREFDRLGEGTDIPEPVASPDLLDALAKGDPEALAAAVSNDLQPAALSLFPALADTLAAGRAAGALTALVSGSGPTTAFLVRDAESAAKVAAELRASGTCRTVRTASGPAPGATVLGG, from the coding sequence GTGAGCGTGACGGTACGCGTCCCCGCCAAGGTCAACGTCCAGCTCGCGGTCGGCGCCGCCCGCCCCGACGGCTACCACGACCTGGCCAACGTCTTCCTGGCGGTCGGGCTGTACGACGAGGTCACGGTCACCGAGGCCGACGCGCTGCGCGTCACCTGCGCCGGGCCGGACGCCCACCAGGTCCCGCTGGACCGTACGAACCTCGCCGCGCGCGCGGCCGTCGCCCTCGCCGAGCGACACGGCCGCAGCCCCGACGTCCACCTCCACATCGCCAAGGACATCCCCGTCGCGGGCGGCATGGCGGGCGGCAGCGCCGACGGCGCGGGCGCGCTCCTCGCCTGTGACGCGCTGTGGGGGACCGGCGCGTCCCGCGACGAGCTCCTCGACATCTGCGCGGAGTTGGGCAGCGACGTGCCGTTCAGCCTGGTCGGCGGGGCGGCGCTCGGCACCGGGCGCGGCGAGAAGCTGACCCCGCTGGAGGTCGGCGGCACCTTCCACTGGGTGTTCGCGATGGCGGACGGGGGGCTGTCGACCCCGGCGGTGTTCCGCGAGTTCGACCGGCTCGGCGAGGGGACCGACATCCCCGAGCCCGTCGCCTCGCCGGATCTCCTCGACGCCCTCGCCAAGGGCGACCCCGAGGCGCTCGCCGCCGCCGTCTCCAACGACCTCCAGCCGGCCGCCCTCTCCCTCTTCCCCGCGCTCGCCGACACCCTCGCGGCGGGCCGCGCCGCCGGCGCCCTCACCGCCCTGGTCTCGGGCTCGGGCCCGACCACCGCGTTCCTGGTCCGCGACGCGGAGTCCGCGGCGAAGGTGGCGGCGGAGCTGCGCGCGTCCGGGACGTGCCGGACGGTGCGCACGGCGTCCGGGCCGGCGCCGGGCGCGACGGTGCTCGGCGGCTGA
- the rsmA gene encoding 16S rRNA (adenine(1518)-N(6)/adenine(1519)-N(6))-dimethyltransferase RsmA, with translation MSSPTPDALLGPADVRELAQALGVRPTKQRGQNFVIDANTVRRIVRTAQVRPDDVVVEIGPGLGSLTLALLEVADRVTAVEIDDVLAAALPATIAARMPERADRFALVHSDAMHVAELPGPAPTALVANLPYNVAVPVLLHMLDTFPSIERTLVMVQSEVADRLAAAPGSKVYGVPSVKANWFAEVKRAGAIGRNVFWPAPNVDSGLVSLTRRTEPIRTTASQREVFAVIDAAFAQRRKTLRAALAGWAGSAAAAEEALVAAGISPQARGEALTVEEFARIAEAAPTRAAAPAPSKEHK, from the coding sequence GTGAGCAGCCCCACCCCCGACGCCCTCCTGGGCCCCGCCGACGTCCGTGAGCTGGCCCAGGCCCTCGGCGTACGGCCCACCAAGCAGCGCGGTCAGAACTTCGTCATCGACGCCAACACGGTCCGCCGTATCGTCCGCACCGCGCAGGTCCGGCCCGACGACGTGGTCGTGGAGATCGGACCGGGACTCGGGTCGCTCACGCTGGCGCTGCTGGAGGTCGCCGACCGGGTCACCGCCGTCGAGATCGACGACGTGCTGGCCGCCGCGCTGCCGGCCACCATCGCGGCGCGCATGCCCGAGCGCGCCGACCGGTTCGCGCTGGTGCACTCCGACGCGATGCACGTCGCCGAGCTGCCCGGCCCCGCCCCCACCGCGCTGGTGGCGAACCTGCCGTACAACGTGGCCGTCCCCGTCCTGCTGCACATGCTCGACACCTTCCCCAGCATCGAGCGCACCCTCGTGATGGTGCAGTCGGAGGTCGCCGACCGGCTGGCGGCGGCCCCCGGTTCGAAGGTGTACGGCGTGCCGTCGGTGAAGGCCAACTGGTTCGCCGAGGTCAAGCGGGCCGGCGCCATCGGCCGCAACGTCTTCTGGCCCGCGCCGAACGTCGACAGCGGGCTCGTCTCGCTCACCCGGCGCACCGAGCCGATTCGGACCACCGCCTCGCAGCGCGAGGTGTTCGCCGTCATCGACGCGGCGTTCGCCCAGCGCCGCAAGACCCTGCGGGCCGCGCTCGCCGGGTGGGCCGGTTCCGCGGCCGCCGCCGAGGAGGCGCTCGTCGCCGCGGGTATCTCCCCGCAGGCGCGCGGAGAGGCCCTGACGGTCGAGGAGTTCGCGCGGATCGCGGAGGCCGCGCCGACGCGGGCGGCGGCCCCCGCACCTTCCAAGGAGCACAAGTGA